A genomic region of Capnocytophaga canimorsus contains the following coding sequences:
- the rpsD gene encoding 30S ribosomal protein S4, with protein sequence MARYTGPKTKIARKFGEAIFGEDKSFEKKNYPPGQHGINRRRAKKSEYAIQLQEKQKAKYTYGILERQFRNMYEKAKRSKNVTGEVLLQLCESRLDNVVFRMGIAPTRSAARQLVSHRHITVNGEIVNIPSYSLRPGDVVGVREKSKSLSVIENSLAANSTVYEWITWNTEKLEGTFVAVPQRLQIPENIKEQLIVELYSK encoded by the coding sequence ATGGCAAGATATACAGGACCAAAAACTAAGATAGCGCGTAAATTTGGAGAGGCTATCTTTGGAGAGGATAAATCTTTTGAGAAAAAAAATTATCCTCCAGGGCAACACGGTATTAATCGCCGTAGAGCTAAAAAATCAGAATATGCAATTCAGTTGCAAGAAAAGCAAAAAGCTAAATACACTTACGGAATTCTAGAAAGACAATTCCGTAATATGTACGAAAAAGCAAAAAGAAGTAAAAACGTTACAGGTGAGGTGTTGTTACAACTTTGCGAATCACGTTTGGACAATGTAGTATTTCGTATGGGAATTGCTCCTACTCGTAGTGCTGCTCGTCAGTTGGTTTCGCACCGTCATATCACTGTAAACGGAGAAATCGTTAATATTCCTTCTTATTCACTTCGCCCAGGAGATGTTGTTGGGGTTCGTGAGAAATCAAAATCATTAAGTGTTATTGAAAACTCATTGGCAGCAAACAGCACCGTTTACGAGTGGATTACTTGGAATACGGAGAAATTAGAAGGAACTTTTGTTGCCGTGCCTCAACGTCTTCAAATTCCTGAAAATATTAAAGAACAGTTAATCGTAGAGTTGTACTCTAAATAA
- the carA gene encoding glutamine-hydrolyzing carbamoyl-phosphate synthase small subunit: MKYQEKKKAVILLADGTAFYGKSLGNDGTVVGEVCFNTGMTGYQEIFTDPSYYGQIMVTANAHIGNYGINSEESESDGVKITGLVCRNFSYDYSRFGDCESLQHFFNRNNLVAICEVDTRALVAHIRDNGSMNAVISTETLDLEQLKKRLEQAPDMKGLELASKVSTKSPYFFGNENAKYKIAALDLGIKRNILRNMATRDMYIKVFPYNTSLEEMKSWNPDGYFLSNGPGDPEPLTEVIALAKQIIKENLPLFGICLGHQIIALANGIETYKMHNGHRGINHPVKNLITGKGEITSQNHGFAVNREQAEVHPNVEITHTHLNDNTIMGIRIKDKKCFSVQYHPEAGPGPNDATYLFDQFVAMLEKK, from the coding sequence ATGAAATATCAAGAAAAGAAAAAAGCTGTAATTTTGTTGGCAGACGGTACTGCTTTTTATGGGAAGAGCTTAGGCAATGATGGTACCGTAGTAGGTGAAGTTTGCTTTAATACGGGAATGACTGGTTATCAGGAGATTTTCACAGACCCTTCGTACTATGGGCAAATTATGGTAACGGCAAATGCACATATCGGCAATTACGGAATCAATTCAGAGGAAAGCGAATCTGATGGGGTTAAAATAACGGGGCTAGTTTGTCGAAATTTTAGTTATGATTATTCCCGTTTTGGTGATTGTGAGTCTTTGCAGCATTTTTTCAATCGTAACAATTTGGTAGCTATTTGCGAGGTGGATACTAGGGCTTTAGTGGCACATATTCGTGATAACGGCTCTATGAATGCGGTAATTTCTACGGAAACTCTGGACTTGGAACAGCTTAAAAAGAGGCTTGAACAAGCCCCTGATATGAAGGGACTTGAATTGGCTTCCAAAGTATCCACAAAATCGCCCTATTTCTTTGGCAATGAAAATGCAAAATATAAAATAGCTGCTCTTGATTTAGGTATAAAGAGAAATATTTTGCGTAATATGGCCACGCGTGATATGTACATAAAAGTATTCCCGTACAATACTTCCTTGGAAGAGATGAAAAGTTGGAATCCAGACGGATACTTTTTATCCAATGGTCCTGGTGACCCTGAGCCTTTAACCGAAGTGATTGCTTTAGCTAAACAAATTATAAAAGAAAATTTACCGCTTTTTGGTATTTGTTTAGGGCATCAAATTATTGCTCTGGCAAATGGAATAGAAACCTATAAAATGCACAATGGGCATCGTGGAATCAATCATCCGGTTAAAAATTTAATTACGGGAAAAGGTGAAATCACTTCGCAGAATCACGGCTTCGCGGTAAATAGAGAACAAGCAGAAGTGCACCCCAATGTAGAGATAACCCATACGCATCTGAATGACAACACCATTATGGGAATACGTATAAAGGATAAAAAATGTTTCAGCGTACAGTATCATCCTGAGGCTGGTCCTGGACCTAATGATGCAACGTATCTCTTTGACCAATTTGTCGCGATGTTGGAAAAAAAATAA
- the folK gene encoding 2-amino-4-hydroxy-6-hydroxymethyldihydropteridine diphosphokinase, whose protein sequence is MRHKIYIALGSNLGDRKIYLQQAIDAIEQRIGRVVQLSQLYETASWGFQADAFYNLCVLVRTDLSAQKCLEVLLSIENELGRVRSDTKLYQSRTIDLDILLYDNQIIETEELQVPHPQIQNRKFVLFPLVEIAHNEIHPVLKKSIKQLSETTADISEVIPTGIRLTPKRKKSPFANYNYIAIEGNIGAGKTTLATKIAEDYNAKLILERFADNPFLPKFYENPKRYGFTLEMSFLTERYQQMAENLAQLDLFKQFVVSDYDIFKSLIFSAVTLTEEEFSLYRKLFYILYRQIVKPELYIYLYQNPQRLIENIQKRGRLYEQNISKEYLKQIHDGYLQFIQNSLDDNILIIDVTELDFVENPSHYEQIITQIDGFQKI, encoded by the coding sequence ATGAGACACAAAATTTACATAGCCTTAGGAAGTAATTTAGGAGATCGTAAGATATATCTGCAACAAGCCATTGATGCCATTGAGCAGCGTATTGGTAGGGTGGTACAGCTTTCGCAGTTATACGAAACTGCCTCGTGGGGCTTTCAAGCAGATGCTTTTTATAACCTTTGTGTGCTTGTTCGAACCGATTTGAGTGCCCAAAAATGTCTTGAGGTGTTGTTAAGTATTGAAAATGAATTGGGCAGAGTTCGAAGTGATACTAAGCTTTATCAGTCGCGCACCATTGATTTGGATATACTTTTGTATGACAACCAAATTATTGAAACCGAGGAGCTACAAGTGCCACATCCTCAAATTCAAAACAGAAAATTTGTATTGTTTCCGCTTGTTGAAATAGCTCATAATGAAATACATCCCGTACTTAAAAAGAGTATAAAACAACTTTCTGAAACCACCGCTGATATCAGCGAGGTTATTCCTACAGGAATTCGGCTAACTCCAAAAAGGAAAAAATCACCATTTGCTAACTACAATTACATTGCTATTGAAGGTAATATTGGTGCTGGGAAAACCACATTAGCCACTAAAATAGCTGAAGATTATAACGCCAAACTCATTTTGGAACGTTTTGCCGATAATCCATTCTTGCCTAAATTTTATGAAAATCCGAAACGTTATGGGTTCACTTTAGAAATGTCATTTTTGACCGAACGTTACCAACAAATGGCTGAAAATTTGGCACAATTAGACCTTTTTAAGCAATTTGTGGTTTCCGATTATGATATTTTTAAATCGCTGATATTCTCGGCAGTAACTCTTACAGAAGAGGAATTTTCGCTTTACCGAAAGCTTTTCTATATTTTGTATCGGCAGATTGTAAAGCCTGAACTTTATATCTACTTGTATCAAAATCCGCAACGACTCATTGAAAATATTCAAAAAAGAGGACGGTTATACGAGCAAAATATCTCGAAGGAATATTTAAAACAAATTCACGACGGATATTTGCAGTTTATTCAAAATAGTTTAGATGACAATATTTTAATTATTGATGTTACCGAATTGGATTTTGTTGAAAATCCTTCACATTACGAGCAAATTATTACTCAAATTGATGGATTTCAAAAGATATAA
- a CDS encoding class I SAM-dependent methyltransferase produces the protein MYKVYPKKRYDKTLALLKRFARTDEIILDLGVRNPFSQIMEDNHYKVINTQGEDLDFEAYKLKSIQADFVTALEILEHLVNPFEVLRSLPANKLLVTVPLRLWFAKAYRNKRDQRDCHYHEFEAWQFDMLLEKAGWEIKHRMCWTHPVRKLGIRPILRYFTPRYYAIYAEKKIIR, from the coding sequence ATGTATAAAGTATATCCTAAAAAACGTTATGACAAAACTTTAGCTTTACTCAAGCGATTTGCTCGTACCGACGAAATTATTTTGGATTTAGGGGTGCGTAATCCGTTTTCTCAAATTATGGAAGACAATCATTATAAAGTGATAAATACACAAGGAGAGGATTTGGATTTTGAGGCATACAAGCTAAAAAGTATTCAGGCAGATTTTGTAACAGCTCTGGAAATTTTAGAGCATCTGGTGAATCCGTTTGAGGTTTTACGTTCATTACCTGCTAATAAATTATTGGTTACGGTACCTTTGCGTTTGTGGTTTGCTAAGGCTTATAGAAATAAGAGAGACCAACGCGATTGCCATTATCACGAGTTTGAGGCTTGGCAATTTGATATGCTCTTGGAAAAGGCAGGATGGGAAATTAAGCATCGAATGTGTTGGACGCATCCAGTACGTAAGTTGGGAATACGCCCTATTTTACGTTACTTCACTCCACGTTATTACGCTATTTATGCCGAAAAAAAAATCATTAGGTAA
- the rplQ gene encoding 50S ribosomal protein L17: protein MRHGNKINNLGRKTAHRKAMLANMACSLIEHKRINTTLAKAKALKIYVEPLVTKAKEDSTHNRRIAFSRLRNKYAVTELFREVAAKVGDRPGGYTRIIKLGNRLGDNAEMALIELVDFNTTYNVEKAAKKKSTRRGRKKASDKTVDTQAEASESKA from the coding sequence ATGAGACACGGAAATAAAATCAACAATTTAGGAAGAAAAACAGCTCACAGAAAAGCGATGTTGGCTAATATGGCTTGTTCTTTGATTGAGCACAAAAGAATAAATACAACTTTGGCTAAAGCCAAAGCGCTCAAGATTTATGTTGAGCCTTTGGTAACCAAAGCCAAAGAAGATTCAACGCATAACAGAAGGATTGCTTTCAGTAGATTGAGAAACAAGTATGCTGTTACGGAACTTTTCAGAGAAGTAGCTGCTAAAGTTGGTGATCGTCCTGGAGGGTACACACGTATCATTAAGTTGGGTAACCGATTGGGAGATAACGCTGAAATGGCTTTAATTGAGTTGGTTGATTTCAATACTACTTACAATGTAGAGAAAGCAGCTAAGAAAAAATCAACACGTAGAGGAAGAAAAAAAGCCTCTGATAAAACTGTTGACACTCAAGCTGAAGCTTCTGAAAGCAAAGCATAG
- a CDS encoding DNA-directed RNA polymerase subunit alpha, which yields MALFNFQKPDKVIMIDSSNFEGRFEFRPLEPGYGLTIGNALRRVMLSSLEGFAITSVKIDKVEHEFSTIPGVVEDVTEIILNLKQVRFKRQIEDVDNETATIAVSGKKQLTAGDFQKYISGFQVLNPDLVICNMESTVTFNMEITIEKGRGYVSAEENANPNAALGVIATDAIFTPIKNVKYSIENYRVEQKTDYEKLVFEIKTDGSIHPKDALTEAAKTLIHHFMLFSDERITLEADEIAQTDTYDEESLHMRQLLKTKLVDMDLSVRALNCLKAAEVETLGDLVSFNKGDLMKFRNFGKKSLTELDELVESKGLNFGMDLSKYKLDRD from the coding sequence ATGGCATTATTCAACTTTCAAAAACCCGATAAAGTTATAATGATTGATTCATCCAATTTCGAGGGACGCTTTGAGTTTCGCCCCTTGGAGCCTGGCTATGGATTAACAATAGGTAACGCATTGCGCAGAGTAATGCTTTCTTCTTTGGAAGGTTTTGCAATCACTTCTGTGAAAATTGATAAAGTAGAGCACGAGTTTTCTACCATTCCAGGAGTTGTAGAAGATGTTACTGAAATCATTTTGAACTTGAAACAAGTACGCTTCAAACGACAAATTGAGGATGTAGATAATGAAACGGCAACCATAGCCGTTTCGGGTAAAAAGCAATTGACTGCCGGTGATTTTCAGAAATACATTTCAGGTTTTCAGGTGTTAAACCCAGACCTAGTGATTTGTAATATGGAATCTACGGTGACTTTTAATATGGAAATCACCATTGAGAAAGGACGTGGATACGTTTCGGCAGAAGAAAACGCAAACCCTAATGCCGCTTTGGGGGTTATTGCCACCGATGCTATTTTTACACCCATCAAAAATGTGAAATATTCCATTGAAAATTATCGTGTTGAGCAAAAAACCGACTATGAAAAATTGGTTTTTGAAATCAAAACGGATGGTTCAATACACCCTAAAGACGCTTTGACGGAAGCTGCTAAGACTTTGATACATCACTTTATGTTATTCTCTGATGAGCGAATCACTTTGGAGGCCGACGAAATTGCTCAAACTGATACCTATGACGAGGAATCATTGCATATGCGTCAATTGTTGAAAACTAAATTGGTGGATATGGACTTGTCCGTACGTGCTTTGAATTGTTTGAAAGCTGCTGAAGTAGAAACCTTAGGTGACTTGGTTTCTTTCAACAAAGGCGATTTGATGAAATTCAGAAACTTTGGTAAAAAATCACTCACTGAGCTTGATGAGTTGGTGGAAAGTAAAGGCTTGAATTTCGGAATGGATTTGTCAAAGTATAAATTAGATAGAGACTAA
- the mscL gene encoding large-conductance mechanosensitive channel protein MscL, whose amino-acid sequence MGFLKEFKEFAVKGNVVDMAVGVIIGGAFGKIVSSFIEDVITPLLLNPALEAANLKNIEELTIFGGVKYGMFLSAVINFLIIAFILFLMIKGINKLKKPAAEAPAAPAGPTQEELLAEIRDLLKNK is encoded by the coding sequence ATGGGATTTTTAAAAGAATTTAAAGAGTTTGCTGTAAAAGGTAATGTGGTTGATATGGCTGTCGGTGTTATCATCGGAGGTGCTTTTGGAAAAATTGTCAGCTCTTTTATTGAAGATGTTATTACGCCTCTTCTGCTTAACCCTGCTTTGGAAGCAGCTAATTTGAAAAACATTGAAGAACTTACCATCTTCGGTGGGGTTAAGTACGGTATGTTCCTTTCAGCAGTAATTAACTTCTTGATTATTGCCTTTATTTTATTCCTTATGATCAAAGGAATTAACAAACTTAAAAAACCTGCGGCTGAGGCTCCAGCGGCTCCTGCTGGTCCTACGCAAGAGGAACTTTTGGCTGAAATTAGAGATTTGTTGAAAAACAAATAA
- the sppA gene encoding signal peptide peptidase SppA: MNFLKNVLAAILGFFIATGILFVVFLFVISALASTFGDDGKIIVKENSVLVLDFKEPIKDYSKEVYFEDFDYKDKDFNGLSSILKAIEIAKADDKIKGIHIKSSGNIGGLAMASELRQALADFKSSGKFIYAHNDFITQTDYYLQSVADSVFLSPMGELSFRGLSSEILFFKEMQEKSGVNMEVIRHGKYKSAVEPFLENTMSEANRLQMTELLNSLWNVMATDIAQNRNISIENLNNIAHNLEARTAELALKNKLIDGIIYSDEFEQILCRATNTQNISDLDFITINKYAESVVNKARLNRPKDKIAVIYAEGEIIYGKGNPEVIGNETIVESLREASEDESVKAIVLRINSPGGSALASELIHREIELAKKRKKVYVSMGNYAASGGYYIACNADKIFAQSGTVTGSIGVFGVLPNVHRLAKDWGINAEQVQTHNHSLEYSIFEKPTETFIKTTTESVEMVYNTFLERVANGRNMTKEQVNEIAQGRVWSGIQAQQNGLVDAIGNLQDALQFAASDNNIESFEVKNYPLFKMNFEEILTRFGVRVKTKTLKEELGDEAFERYQQIKSISQQKGIQARLPYNISMN; the protein is encoded by the coding sequence ATGAATTTTTTAAAAAACGTATTAGCCGCAATTTTAGGCTTTTTTATTGCCACAGGAATCCTTTTTGTTGTGTTTCTGTTTGTAATCTCGGCTTTAGCTTCTACTTTTGGCGATGACGGAAAAATTATTGTAAAAGAAAATTCCGTTTTAGTACTTGATTTTAAAGAACCTATAAAAGATTACAGCAAGGAAGTCTATTTTGAAGATTTCGATTATAAAGATAAAGATTTTAATGGATTAAGTAGCATTTTAAAAGCCATTGAAATTGCGAAAGCCGATGATAAAATTAAAGGAATCCATATAAAAAGTTCTGGTAATATTGGCGGACTGGCAATGGCAAGTGAGTTGCGCCAAGCTTTAGCTGATTTTAAAAGTTCTGGAAAATTTATCTATGCCCATAATGATTTCATAACTCAAACGGATTATTACCTTCAATCTGTTGCCGATTCTGTATTTTTAAGCCCAATGGGAGAGTTATCTTTCAGAGGATTATCTTCAGAAATATTATTTTTCAAAGAAATGCAAGAAAAATCGGGGGTAAATATGGAAGTTATCCGTCACGGAAAATACAAAAGTGCCGTAGAGCCGTTTCTCGAAAATACAATGAGTGAAGCAAATCGCCTACAAATGACCGAGCTACTCAATTCATTATGGAATGTAATGGCTACGGATATCGCTCAAAATAGAAATATTTCGATAGAAAACCTTAATAACATTGCCCACAATTTAGAGGCTCGAACGGCGGAATTGGCATTAAAAAACAAACTTATTGATGGAATTATTTACAGCGATGAGTTCGAACAAATACTCTGTCGTGCCACAAATACTCAAAATATAAGCGATTTAGACTTTATCACCATTAACAAATATGCTGAAAGTGTGGTGAATAAGGCTCGTTTAAATCGTCCGAAAGATAAAATTGCAGTAATTTATGCCGAAGGCGAAATCATTTATGGTAAAGGAAATCCAGAAGTAATTGGTAATGAAACCATTGTAGAATCATTACGCGAAGCATCGGAAGACGAAAGCGTAAAGGCTATTGTTCTGCGAATAAACTCTCCTGGTGGAAGTGCTCTGGCTTCGGAATTGATACACCGAGAGATAGAATTGGCTAAAAAACGTAAAAAAGTATATGTTTCTATGGGAAATTATGCCGCATCGGGCGGATATTACATCGCTTGTAATGCTGATAAAATATTTGCTCAATCAGGTACGGTTACTGGTTCCATCGGGGTATTTGGGGTGCTACCTAATGTACATCGTTTGGCAAAAGATTGGGGTATCAATGCCGAGCAAGTACAAACTCATAATCACTCCCTTGAATATAGTATCTTTGAAAAGCCTACTGAAACCTTTATAAAAACCACCACAGAATCCGTAGAAATGGTGTACAATACGTTCTTGGAACGTGTTGCTAACGGACGTAATATGACCAAAGAGCAAGTCAATGAAATTGCTCAAGGTAGGGTTTGGAGCGGAATACAAGCTCAACAAAACGGATTGGTTGATGCCATTGGTAATTTACAAGATGCCTTACAATTTGCTGCTTCTGACAATAACATAGAATCCTTTGAGGTAAAAAATTACCCTTTGTTCAAAATGAATTTTGAGGAAATTTTAACACGTTTCGGGGTAAGGGTAAAAACTAAAACTTTAAAAGAAGAATTAGGAGATGAAGCCTTTGAGAGGTATCAACAAATCAAATCAATTTCACAACAAAAAGGTATTCAGGCACGTTTGCCTTACAATATAAGTATGAATTAG
- a CDS encoding aspartate-semialdehyde dehydrogenase → MRIAVVGVTGMVGNVMLEVLEERNFPITELIPVASEKSVGKKIIFKGKEYTVVGLQQAVSLRPDIALFSAGGSISLEWAPKFAQVGTTVVDNSSAWRMDSTKKLVIPEINADVLTSEDKIIANPNCSTIQMLVALAPLHKKYGIKRIVVSTYQSITGTGVKAVRQLENEYQGIEGDKAYHYQIHRNAIPHCDIFEENGYTKEEMKLVRETQKILGDDSVAVTATAVRIPVVGGHSESINVELLSDYHIDEVRKLLSHSEGIVLEDEPQNNKYPMPLYSQGKDAVFVGRIRKDESQPRTLNMWVVADNLRKGAATNTIQIAEYLIKQGLVSK, encoded by the coding sequence ATGAGAATAGCTGTTGTAGGCGTTACTGGAATGGTGGGTAACGTAATGTTAGAGGTATTAGAGGAACGTAATTTTCCAATAACGGAATTGATTCCTGTGGCGTCAGAGAAATCGGTAGGCAAAAAAATAATATTTAAAGGAAAAGAATATACAGTAGTGGGACTGCAACAGGCGGTTTCTTTGCGCCCAGATATTGCGCTTTTCTCAGCAGGAGGAAGCATTTCTTTGGAATGGGCACCAAAATTTGCTCAAGTGGGCACTACAGTAGTGGATAATTCTTCAGCTTGGCGTATGGACAGCACCAAAAAACTTGTCATTCCTGAAATAAATGCTGATGTACTTACTTCGGAAGACAAAATTATTGCCAATCCCAACTGTTCCACCATTCAAATGCTGGTAGCATTGGCACCATTACACAAAAAATATGGTATTAAACGTATCGTTGTTTCCACCTATCAATCAATAACAGGTACGGGCGTAAAAGCCGTACGTCAGTTAGAAAACGAATATCAAGGAATAGAAGGAGATAAGGCTTATCATTACCAAATCCATCGCAACGCCATTCCACACTGCGATATTTTTGAAGAAAACGGATATACCAAAGAGGAGATGAAGTTGGTACGTGAAACCCAAAAAATATTGGGTGATGATTCTGTAGCCGTAACAGCCACTGCGGTAAGAATCCCAGTAGTGGGTGGGCATAGTGAATCGATTAACGTAGAGTTGCTATCTGATTATCATATAGATGAAGTTCGAAAATTGTTATCCCACTCGGAGGGCATCGTGCTTGAAGACGAACCCCAAAACAATAAATATCCAATGCCTTTATATTCGCAAGGAAAAGATGCGGTTTTCGTAGGACGTATTCGAAAAGACGAATCACAACCTCGAACACTCAATATGTGGGTAGTAGCTGATAATCTACGCAAAGGAGCTGCTACAAATACCATTCAAATCGCTGAATACCTAATAAAACAAGGACTGGTATCAAAATAA
- the eno gene encoding phosphopyruvate hydratase has product MSIIVSVHARQILDSRGNPTVEVDVVTENGVLGRAAVPSGASTGEHEAVELRDGGKAYMGKGVLKAVENVNDVIAAEIVGMSVFEQNLIDKTMIDLDGTPNKSKLGANAILGVSLAVAQAAAAELGLPLYRYVGGVNAHTLPVPMMNIINGGSHSDAPIAFQEFMIMPVKAKNFSQAIQMGAEVFHNLKKVLHDRGLSTAVGDEGGFAPTFDGTEDALDSIKKAVENAGYKWGEEIKIALDCASSEFYADGKYDYSKFEGASGKVRSRQEQVDYLAELVEKYPIISIEDGMDENDWEGWKMLTEKIGHKVQLVGDDLFVTNVSILERGIEKGIANSILIKVNQIGTLSETIAAVEMAHRAGYTSVMSHRSGETEDNTIADLAVALNTGQIKTGSASRSDRMAKYNQLIRIEEQLGTVAYFPQEKAFNVKG; this is encoded by the coding sequence ATGAGTATCATTGTAAGCGTGCACGCACGTCAAATTTTGGATTCAAGAGGAAACCCAACTGTAGAGGTAGATGTAGTAACCGAAAATGGAGTACTAGGAAGAGCTGCTGTTCCTTCAGGAGCATCAACAGGAGAGCACGAAGCTGTTGAGTTGCGCGACGGAGGTAAAGCCTATATGGGTAAAGGGGTTTTGAAAGCTGTAGAAAATGTAAATGACGTTATTGCTGCCGAAATTGTAGGGATGAGCGTTTTTGAGCAAAACCTTATTGACAAAACGATGATTGATTTGGATGGTACACCCAATAAATCCAAATTAGGGGCTAATGCCATTTTGGGGGTATCGTTGGCTGTAGCACAAGCTGCTGCTGCTGAGCTTGGGTTACCATTATATCGTTATGTAGGTGGGGTTAATGCACATACATTGCCTGTACCGATGATGAACATCATCAATGGAGGTTCACACTCCGATGCACCCATTGCTTTTCAAGAGTTTATGATTATGCCCGTAAAAGCCAAAAACTTTTCTCAGGCTATCCAAATGGGAGCAGAAGTTTTCCATAACTTGAAAAAAGTATTGCACGATAGAGGGTTAAGCACTGCTGTGGGTGATGAAGGAGGTTTTGCACCAACTTTTGACGGAACAGAAGACGCTTTGGATTCTATTAAGAAAGCAGTAGAGAATGCAGGTTACAAATGGGGTGAAGAAATCAAAATTGCTTTGGATTGTGCTTCATCAGAATTCTACGCTGACGGAAAATACGATTATTCTAAATTTGAAGGAGCTTCTGGAAAAGTACGTTCACGCCAAGAGCAAGTAGATTACTTAGCTGAATTGGTTGAAAAATATCCTATCATTTCTATTGAAGACGGTATGGACGAAAACGACTGGGAAGGCTGGAAAATGCTTACCGAGAAAATCGGACACAAAGTACAATTGGTTGGAGATGACTTGTTTGTAACTAACGTATCTATTTTGGAGCGCGGAATTGAGAAAGGAATTGCTAATTCTATCTTGATTAAAGTAAACCAAATTGGTACACTTTCTGAAACTATTGCAGCAGTTGAAATGGCGCACAGAGCAGGTTACACTTCAGTGATGTCACACCGTTCTGGCGAAACCGAAGATAACACCATTGCCGATTTAGCGGTAGCCTTAAATACAGGGCAAATCAAAACAGGTTCGGCTTCACGTTCTGACCGTATGGCAAAATACAACCAATTGATTCGCATTGAAGAACAATTGGGTACTGTGGCTTACTTTCCTCAAGAAAAAGCATTTAATGTAAAAGGATAG